AAGATCTACATCGGCTTCGCGGCCGGGGTGGGGAAAACGTACCGGATGCTCGAGGAAACCCACGCACTCAAGAAACGAGGCGTCGACGCCGTCCTGGGTCTCATCGAGACTCATGGCCGTGCGGAGACCGCTGCGCTCATGGAGGGCCTCGAATACGTCCCGCGGCGGAAGGTCGAATACCGCGGCCTCATGCTCGAAGAGACGGACGTCGAGGCCATCATCGCCCGGCGACCGCAAGTCGTCGTCGTTGATGAGGTGGCCCACACCAATGCGCCGG
This window of the Candidatus Binatia bacterium genome carries:
- a CDS encoding histidine kinase is translated as MTTERPRPEDFLELLKRDTRGRLKIYIGFAAGVGKTYRMLEETHALKKRGVDAVLGLIETHGRAETAALMEGLEYVPRRKVEYRGLMLEETDVEAIIARRPQVVVVDEVAHTNAPDSRNRKRYQDVLDILEARINVICAFNVQHLESLKEVVQRTTGVVIRETVPDSFLKQADQVVNLDLA